CATACATCCTTCGTTATCAACTAAACCAGGAACTGCTTCTCTACCGGCCAACGGCCCCCAACGATAGGTATTCCATTCAGAGGTTAAAGTAATGTGGAGACCGGCATCAACTTCGGGATGCTCTTTGATGTATTTCACAATTGGGGATACCCATGGACAGGGCATCATAACACTTAATGAATTAGCCACTCCATTTTCAATTGATTCAATCGCACCCTGATTTGAATCATACGACATGCCAACATCATCAACATGTAATATTATTACTCGATCGCCTTTATTCCAGCCAAGTCGTTCAGCATAAGTTTTTTGAGCATGAGTTGAACCTGTTACTGTTAAAACCAATGCAAAAGCAAGTCCGATTCTGAGGGCGATATAAAAAGCAAACCGTAACATAAGGGTATAAATTGAGGAGGTTATTATAAATTTAATAAATTCTATTCAATATTTTATAACTGACTATCAACTTATTAATGCTTTTTATCAAAACTCAGAACTATTATTCTATTCGGTTCTTCCGTTGTTTTTTGCAACCTTTGTAACAAAATTTAACACAATGGTACAGTATAACGTTACTATTAATATTGATCCTGATTTCGTTGAAGAGTTTTTAATTTGGATGAAGGACAAACACGTTCCCGATGTAATGAAAACGGGGATATTCAAGTCATATAAAATTGCTCAGTTAATTGCCCCTGTTGATCCGGAGCAAGAAGGCACTGTATTCACTTTCCAATATTTTTGTGATGATATGAACGACTATTTCCGTTATGAAAAAGAGTTTGCCCCTGCATT
Above is a window of Solitalea lacus DNA encoding:
- a CDS encoding DUF4286 family protein, encoding MVQYNVTINIDPDFVEEFLIWMKDKHVPDVMKTGIFKSYKIAQLIAPVDPEQEGTVFTFQYFCDDMNDYFRYEKEFAPALRADVTEKYGNKIVSFRSIMEILEEN